The Populus nigra chromosome 19, ddPopNigr1.1, whole genome shotgun sequence genome includes a window with the following:
- the LOC133679085 gene encoding uncharacterized protein LOC133679085, which produces METRGPPTPSSKFAAYQNPAFSAALTAKSLRPSKSALLFIVSLSSASAFSLLSTISRENGLIEKMSFRIFSQEVAYLFAKAAQAVVGLLFIGSVFSIFKAISLYRVKIVGVRVTSPSKDARDQPQLTNRQLGLIGVKPKVEPVVSESSKKPPKSNPTSSASNVLVPIHQLITCSHQKSRVGSDKSNAGSGNKMTSFSTPSKSRNSPSFYLVPGANSPLPSVQSSPAIGSAVSTPWSDKRASYTKEIRTEEQLEQFLAEVDEKISESAGKYATPPPTIGGFGMASPNTVASPANTSGVTRSTPLRPVRMSPGSQKFTTPPKIGEGDLPPPMSMEESIEAFKNLGIYPQIERWHDRLRQWFSSVLLNPLLDKIESSHIQVMQAAAKLGISITISQVGSDTPSENTATVSSTDRKEWQPTFSLDEDGLLSQLRATLLQALDASTLKLPLSSLQQSLQQNPVISIMQECVDAITKHQRLLALMRGEWARGLLPHSNVREDHMAQRIRELAEGTCLKNYEYPGSREVYDKKNKKRTLGLPDDSHLLLYLFCAFLEHPKWMLHVDPASNAGAQSSKNPLFLGVLPPRERFPEKYISVISSAPSMLHPGALVLAVGKQSPTVFALYWDQKLQFSLQGRTALWDSISLLCHRIKVGYGAVVRGMHLGSSALRLCPVLESEIED; this is translated from the exons ATGGAAACACGAGGTCCTCCAACTCCATCTTCCAAGTTTGCAGCGTACCAAAACCCAGCATTCTCTGCTGCCCTGACCGCCAAAAGCCTCCGGCCCTCTAAATCCGCTCTCCTCTTCATCGTTTCTCTATCCTCCGCTTCcgccttttctcttctctcaacAATCTCCAG GGAAAATGGGTTGATCGAAAAGATGAGCTTCAGAATTTTTTCGCAGGAAGTGGCTT ATTTGTTTGCAAAGGCAGCACAGGCAGTGGTGggtttattatttattggatCTGTATTCTCCATCTTCAAGGCCATCTCTTTGTACAGAGTAAAAATTGTTGGTGTGCGTGTAACCTCTCCCTCTAAAGATGCTAGAGATCAACCACAGCTAACAAACCGTCAATTGGGGCTTATAGGAGTAAAGCCAAAAGTTGAGCCTGTTGTATCTGAATCTTCAAAGAAACCTCCCAAGTCAAACCCCACATCATCCGCTTCCAATGTCCTTGTTCCAATTCATCAGCTAATTACCTGTTCGCATCAGAAGTCTCGAGTTGGCTCTGATAAATCAAATGCTGGAAGTGGAAATAAGATGACCTCTTTTAGCACCCCATCCAAATCACGGAATTCTCCATCTTTTTATCTTGTCCCTGGGGCCAATTCACCTCTGCCTTCTGTTCAGAGTTCTCCAGCGATCGGTTCAGCAGTCTCAACCCCTTGGTCAGATAAGCGAGCCTCTTATACTAAAGAGATAAGAACAGAAGAACAACTTGAACAATTCTTGGCAGAAGTAGATGAGAAAATCAGTGAATCAGCTGGTAAATATGCCACTCCACCTCCCACCATAGGGGGCTTTGGCATGGCTAGTCCTAATACTGTAGCAAGTCCAGCTAATACCTCTGGAGTTACAAGGAGCACACCCTTAAGGCCTGTGAGGATGTCTCCTGGTTCCCAGAAATTTACCACTCCCCCTAAGATAGGTGAGGGTGACCTTCCTCCACCAATGTCCATGGAAGAGTCCATTGAAGCTTTCAAAAATTTGGGCATTTATCCTCAAATTGAGCGCTGGCATGACCGCCTCAGGCAATGGTTTTCATCAGTTTTACTTAATCCTCTACTTGACAAGATTGAAAGCAGTCATATTCAG GTAATGCAAGCAGCTGCTAAACTTGGTATTTCAATAACAATTAGTCAAGTAGGAAGTGATACACCTAGTGAAAATACTGCTACTGTGTCTTCAACTGATAGGAAGGAATGGCAACCGACATTCTCTCTTGATGAAGATGGACTTCTCAGTCAGTTACGTGCTACTCTTTTGCAGGCTCTTGATGCTTCCACCT TGAAGTTACCTCTATCCAGTCTCCAGCAATCTCTGCAGCAAAATCCTGTGATATCAATTATGCAGGAGTGTGTGGATGCCATCACTAAACACCAGAGGCTTCTTGCGTTAATGAGAGGAGAGTGGGCCAGAGGTTTGCTGCCACATAGCAATGTTCGGGAAGATCATATGGCTCAGAGGATCCGAG AGCTTGCTGAAGGAACCTGCTTGAAGAATTATGAGTATCCAGGAAGCAGGGAAGTTTAtgacaaaaagaacaaaaagcgTACTCTTGGGCTTCCGGATGATTCTCATTTGCTTCTATATCTTTTTTGTGCTTTCCTTGAACATCCAAAGTGGATGTTGCATGTAGATCCCGCATCTAATGCTGGAGCTCAGTCTAGCAAGAATCCATTATTCCTGGGGGTTCTGCCTCCTAGAGAAAGGTTCCCTGAGAAGTACATATCTGTCATATCCAGTGCTCCTTCCATGCTTCACCCAGGAGCTTTAGTACTAGCTGTTGGAAAGCAAAGCCCTACAGTATTTGCTTTATACTGGGATCAGAAGCTGCAGTTCTCTCTCCAG GGAAGAACAGCTTTGTGGGATTCCATCTCGCTCCTGTGCCACAGGATCAAGGTTGGATATGGCGCTGTAGTTCGGGGCATGCATCTTGGTTCTTCAGCCCTGAGACTCTGCCCAGTTCTCGAGTCAGAAATCGAAGACTGA
- the LOC133680100 gene encoding L10-interacting MYB domain-containing protein-like has translation MEGLESFDKAAWTKEMLHIFCDICIKAIDMGMRPNNHFDKTGWKFLITSFKEKIGHAFTKTQLKNKWDGCKKDWRIWNKLVSETGIGWNSELGTIAASNEWWKQKIQEIRGAKKFRHVSIEPSLKNKFDRMYSNIVTTGAYAWAPSSGVPAGSDVDPGTSNADIAHDGLEEGSGDSEEDVIPDFQIDMARMVGGINMSNSSNTTSDGKRKERDHYDVRGRKKKTAEIGVQLLSRCNHLLESMSTKSDSTSLNMDREGCSIREVMDELHSIPGVSIEDEFHDFATEYLSLRRKREMWASMGDKQQKLRWLQRMYARTKRA, from the exons ATGGAAGGTCTTGAATCTTTTGATAAGGCTGCTTGGACAAAGGAAATGTTGCATATATTTTGTGATATATGCATTAAGGCAATTGATATGGGAATGAGACCTAATAATCATTTCGATAAAACGGGGTGGAAATTTCTTATAACatcattcaaagaaaaaattggcCATGCATTCACTAAAACacagttgaaaaacaaatgggatGGATGCAAAAAGGATTGGAGGATATGGAATAAGCTGGTTTCTGAAACTGGTATTGGCTGGAATAGTGAGTTAGGCACAATTGCAGCTAGCAATGAGTGGtggaaacaaaaaattcag gaAATTAGAGGAGCCAAAAAATTCAGACACGTCAGTATTGAGCCGTCTTTGAAGAATAAATTTGACCGAATGTATTCCAACATTGTCACAACTGGAGCGTATGCATGGGCTCCTTCATCAGGTGTACCTGCTGGTAGTGATGTCGATCCTGGTACAAGCAATGCCGACATTGCTCATGATGGTTTGGAAGAGGGCAGTGGTGATTCGGAGGAAGATGTGATTCCAGATTTTCAGATTGACATGGCTCGAATGGTTGGAGGGATAAATATGTCTAACAGCAGCAACACAACAAGCgatggcaaaagaaaagaacgaGATCATTATGATGTGCGaggtagaaagaagaaaacagctgAAATTGGTGTTCAGCTGCTGTCAAGGTGCAATCATCTACTTGAGAGTATGTCGACTAAGAGTGATTCGACTTCTTTGAATATGGATCGCGAAGGTTGTAGTATTCGCGAGGTGATGGATGAGCTGCACTCAATTCCTGGAGTTTCAATTGAAGATGAGTTTCATGACTTCGCTACGGAGTATCTCagtttaagaagaaaaagagaaatgtGGGCCAGTATGGGTGATAAGCAACAGAAGTTGAGATGGTTGCAACGAATGTATGCACGAACTAAACGTGCTTAG